A portion of the Chondrinema litorale genome contains these proteins:
- a CDS encoding TonB-dependent receptor produces MIKYIQLTCLMLLSGYLLAQSQQQNYDIKGHIYDEGDHLLPGATVFIPELKEGVVSDIDGNFELKNIAPGEYIIVVRYLGFEPIERKVQVPSYESIDVHLQGEFHILNEVSVEEEKVTTGLQTVESVSIDELQKKSGGSLAESVSNITGVTMLQTGPAIAKPVIHGLHSNRVLIMNNGVRQEGQQWGTEHAPEIDPFTAQTLKVIKGAAAVRYGSDAVAGVLLVEPPELPTTKGLTGDVNLVGTSNGRQGIASVMLANGSQKMKGLGWRLQSSAKKAGDFHAPNYMLTNTGLHEINFSGEVGINREKWGGSMFYSLFTTETGILKSAHIGNLTDLQEAIERDEPFYIEDFSYEINNPKQDVAHQLAKVKGYYNFNDNSKLSLQVSQQVNSRKEYDIRRGDRDDTPALDLKLESLSGELVLEQIHTDRLKGTYGISFMDQKNRNIPGTGVRPLIPNYLSTSIGAFAIESYGVNKWEFELGARYDYRRLEVYKLDDDDELITPTYNFNNASVTGSVEYLINDNMQLTSNLATAFRPPSVSELYSEGLHHGVAAIEEGNPDLNSEKSFKWVNTFDYNKNPFAFSTSIYYQRIQDFIYLEPLAEYRLTIRGAFPVFVYKQTDARLMGLDAQFKYQINQSFGYLAKYSMVRARDISNDNYLINMPADRIENGLTYNKDLLGKLSDLFIELNTVYVAEQTRVPGIDYTTPPDAYFLTNIQAGFSYKIMNLDTDFSLSVNNAFNTAYRDYLNRFRYYADNMGRNFILRLHVNF; encoded by the coding sequence ATGATTAAGTATATCCAACTAACATGTCTGATGTTACTATCAGGCTATTTGCTGGCTCAGTCTCAGCAACAAAATTACGACATAAAAGGCCATATCTACGACGAAGGAGACCATCTTTTACCAGGAGCTACAGTTTTTATTCCTGAATTAAAAGAAGGAGTTGTTTCTGATATTGATGGTAATTTCGAGTTAAAAAATATCGCACCCGGTGAGTATATAATCGTGGTTCGCTATCTCGGATTTGAACCTATTGAAAGAAAAGTTCAGGTGCCTTCTTACGAATCTATAGATGTTCATTTACAAGGTGAGTTTCATATACTCAACGAAGTAAGTGTAGAAGAAGAAAAGGTAACCACCGGACTTCAAACAGTAGAATCTGTTTCGATAGATGAGCTTCAAAAGAAAAGCGGCGGATCTTTGGCAGAGTCAGTATCTAATATTACTGGTGTTACCATGCTACAAACCGGGCCGGCTATTGCCAAGCCTGTTATTCATGGTTTGCACAGCAATAGGGTACTGATAATGAACAATGGTGTAAGGCAAGAAGGACAACAATGGGGAACAGAACACGCTCCTGAAATTGATCCTTTTACAGCTCAAACACTTAAAGTGATTAAAGGAGCAGCTGCTGTAAGATATGGCTCAGATGCTGTAGCAGGGGTATTATTAGTAGAACCACCTGAACTACCAACAACTAAAGGCTTGACAGGAGACGTAAATCTGGTGGGTACAAGTAATGGTAGACAAGGAATTGCCTCAGTAATGTTGGCAAATGGTTCTCAAAAAATGAAAGGTTTAGGTTGGCGTTTGCAATCATCAGCTAAAAAAGCGGGTGATTTTCATGCACCGAATTATATGCTAACCAATACTGGCTTACATGAAATTAATTTCTCTGGTGAAGTGGGAATCAACAGAGAAAAGTGGGGAGGGAGTATGTTTTACAGTTTGTTTACAACCGAAACTGGTATACTGAAAAGTGCTCATATTGGTAATTTAACCGACTTGCAAGAGGCAATTGAAAGAGATGAGCCTTTTTATATAGAAGATTTTAGTTATGAGATTAACAACCCAAAACAGGATGTAGCTCACCAACTGGCTAAAGTTAAAGGTTATTACAACTTCAATGATAATTCTAAATTAAGTTTACAGGTTTCTCAACAAGTTAATAGTAGAAAGGAGTACGATATTAGAAGGGGAGATCGAGACGATACACCAGCATTAGATTTAAAATTAGAATCGCTATCTGGTGAATTAGTACTTGAGCAAATTCATACAGACCGTTTAAAAGGAACATATGGTATAAGCTTTATGGACCAAAAAAACAGAAACATTCCAGGTACAGGAGTGAGACCACTAATACCTAATTATTTATCAACTTCTATTGGTGCATTTGCTATAGAAAGTTATGGTGTAAATAAGTGGGAATTTGAACTAGGGGCTCGCTACGATTACAGAAGGCTGGAAGTGTATAAACTGGATGATGACGACGAACTGATAACTCCAACTTACAATTTTAATAATGCTTCTGTTACTGGTTCAGTAGAATACCTGATAAACGATAACATGCAACTCACGTCTAATCTGGCTACAGCTTTTAGACCTCCTAGTGTCAGCGAGTTGTATAGCGAAGGTTTACACCACGGTGTAGCTGCCATTGAAGAAGGTAACCCAGACTTGAATAGCGAAAAATCTTTTAAGTGGGTAAATACATTTGACTATAATAAGAACCCCTTTGCATTCTCAACCAGCATTTATTACCAAAGAATACAGGATTTTATCTATTTGGAACCTCTGGCGGAGTACAGATTAACTATAAGAGGTGCCTTTCCTGTATTTGTTTATAAACAAACAGATGCCCGGTTAATGGGATTAGATGCTCAATTTAAATATCAGATTAATCAGAGTTTTGGTTATCTAGCGAAATATAGCATGGTAAGAGCCAGAGATATTTCAAATGATAATTACCTGATTAATATGCCGGCCGATAGAATCGAAAATGGATTAACTTACAATAAAGATTTATTGGGCAAGCTAAGCGATCTTTTTATAGAGCTTAATACAGTTTATGTAGCTGAGCAAACCAGAGTACCCGGTATAGATTATACCACACCACCAGATGCCTATTTTCTCACAAATATACAGGCAGGTTTTAGCTACAAGATTATGAATTTGGATACCGATTTTAGCCTTTCGGTAAACAATGCATTTAACACTGCTTACAGAGATTACCTTAACAGATTTAGGTACTATGCAGATAACATGGGAAGAAATTTCATCCTTCGCTTACATGTAAATTTCTGA
- the sufC gene encoding Fe-S cluster assembly ATPase SufC, with the protein MLEIKNLHASVEDKKILNGINLKVNAGEVHAIMGPNGSGKSTLASVLAGKEDFEVTEGEVNFTDKDLLDLSPEDRAREGIFLAFQYPVEIPGVSNTNFLKTAINEVRKYRGQEPLDAVAFLKKMKEKMQLVSIDQSLMSRSLNEGFSGGEKKRNEIFHMAMLEPKLSILDETDSGLDIDALRIVANGVNALKSPNNATIVVTHYQRLLDYIVPDFVHVLYKGRIVKSGTKELALELEEKGYDWIKKEVEEGVL; encoded by the coding sequence ATGTTAGAGATTAAGAACTTACACGCTTCTGTTGAAGATAAGAAGATACTAAATGGAATTAACCTGAAAGTGAACGCTGGTGAGGTACATGCGATAATGGGTCCCAATGGTTCAGGAAAAAGTACTTTAGCTTCTGTGCTTGCTGGAAAAGAAGATTTCGAAGTGACTGAAGGAGAAGTAAACTTTACTGATAAAGATTTACTTGATCTTAGTCCAGAAGACAGAGCTCGTGAAGGTATTTTTCTTGCATTTCAATATCCGGTAGAAATTCCAGGTGTAAGCAACACTAACTTTCTTAAAACGGCTATCAACGAAGTAAGAAAATATCGTGGTCAAGAACCACTTGATGCAGTTGCATTCTTAAAGAAAATGAAAGAAAAAATGCAATTGGTGAGCATAGATCAATCACTTATGTCGAGATCTTTAAACGAAGGTTTTTCTGGTGGTGAGAAAAAAAGAAATGAAATTTTCCATATGGCTATGCTAGAGCCAAAACTTTCGATTCTAGACGAAACTGATTCAGGTTTAGATATTGATGCATTAAGAATCGTGGCGAATGGAGTAAATGCCTTAAAAAGCCCTAATAATGCTACAATTGTAGTAACTCACTACCAAAGATTACTAGATTACATAGTGCCTGACTTTGTACATGTATTATACAAAGGCCGCATAGTAAAATCTGGAACTAAAGAGCTTGCACTCGAACTTGAAGAAAAAGGATACGACTGGATTAAGAAAGAGGTAGAAGAAGGCGTGTTGTAA
- the sufD gene encoding Fe-S cluster assembly protein SufD: protein MNDIIQSNLKENIKDAFEHFESQLNGQKESKWHQTRKEAFEALAQLKFPTVKHEEWKYTNVAKILKNNYAFNAPSNISKEDVDQFSLNTLDAHKLVFINGVFSEAFSSFESEKGIHILNLQDAYSQHKELIEQHFGQYAEFQEEPFTALSTAFAFNGVFVLAEKSAVASKPIFILNITDTREYPVIAQPRNLILAEENSQITIIEDFVSLGENPAFLNYVSEFKVEKYAHVDHYKLQNKGANNYYVGTTQVKQTDNSNYNNTVITLGGGLIRNNLNVLLDGEYCEVFMNGLYMLKDADHVDNHTMVDHMKPNSYSNELYKGVMDGKSTGVFNGKIYVRKYAQKTNAFQENKNILLSENATVDNKPQLEIWADDVKCSHGATTGALDEEPMFYLRSRGIGEDKARALLMNAFAADVVMRIKSDAFREHIEALITNRLENEF, encoded by the coding sequence ATGAATGATATAATTCAGTCAAATCTGAAAGAAAACATAAAAGATGCTTTTGAACATTTCGAAAGTCAATTAAACGGACAGAAAGAGTCAAAGTGGCATCAAACCCGTAAAGAAGCATTTGAAGCATTAGCACAACTTAAATTCCCTACTGTAAAGCATGAGGAGTGGAAGTATACCAATGTTGCAAAGATTCTTAAAAACAATTATGCTTTTAATGCACCTTCTAATATTAGCAAAGAAGATGTAGATCAATTCTCTCTAAATACTTTAGATGCACACAAACTAGTGTTTATTAATGGAGTATTTAGCGAAGCGTTTTCAAGCTTCGAATCTGAGAAAGGTATCCATATTCTTAATTTGCAAGATGCATACAGCCAACATAAAGAGTTAATAGAACAACACTTTGGCCAATATGCTGAGTTTCAAGAAGAGCCATTTACTGCATTAAGTACTGCTTTTGCATTTAATGGAGTATTTGTTTTGGCAGAAAAAAGCGCTGTAGCTTCTAAGCCGATATTTATTTTAAATATTACTGATACCAGAGAATACCCAGTAATTGCTCAACCAAGAAACCTGATTTTAGCTGAAGAAAACTCGCAAATTACCATTATTGAGGACTTTGTAAGTCTTGGTGAAAACCCTGCATTTCTGAACTATGTTTCGGAATTTAAGGTTGAGAAATATGCTCATGTAGATCATTACAAGCTTCAAAATAAAGGCGCCAACAACTATTATGTTGGAACTACTCAAGTTAAACAAACTGATAACAGTAATTACAATAATACGGTTATCACTTTAGGAGGTGGTTTAATTAGAAACAACCTCAATGTTTTATTAGACGGTGAGTATTGTGAAGTCTTTATGAATGGTTTATATATGCTGAAAGATGCTGATCATGTAGACAACCACACTATGGTTGATCATATGAAACCAAACTCTTATAGCAATGAGCTTTATAAAGGTGTAATGGATGGTAAATCTACTGGTGTATTTAACGGCAAGATTTACGTTCGTAAATACGCACAAAAAACGAATGCATTCCAAGAGAATAAAAACATTTTACTCTCAGAAAATGCAACAGTAGATAATAAACCGCAGTTAGAAATCTGGGCAGATGATGTAAAATGTTCACATGGAGCAACAACTGGTGCATTAGATGAAGAACCAATGTTTTATTTGCGTTCTAGAGGGATTGGAGAGGATAAAGCAAGAGCTTTACTAATGAATGCATTTGCTGCCGATGTTGTTATGAGAATTAAGTCTGATGCCTTCAGAGAACATATAGAAGCACTAATTACCAATAGACTGGAAAATGAATTTTGA
- a CDS encoding DinB family protein produces the protein MPRFNSKTLISELEKEVNSIISQFDTKFSDVDSEILNIKPAKGKWSALECIEHLNMVGRYYLPQIEKELDKQESKSTAVNPEFKSGFMGNYMYNAMKPHSDGSIHMKVKTFSSVNPSSKYDSSDLNAQKVLASFIKQKRQLLELLENSRGVDLNKVKITSLVGPILRLKLGDVFRFLIAHEHRHLIQAENAIANAMSAKYA, from the coding sequence ATGCCGAGATTCAATAGCAAAACCTTAATTTCTGAGCTCGAAAAGGAAGTAAATTCTATAATTTCTCAGTTTGATACAAAATTTAGTGATGTAGATAGCGAAATATTGAATATAAAACCTGCAAAGGGTAAGTGGAGTGCTTTAGAATGCATAGAGCATTTAAATATGGTTGGCAGATATTATCTTCCTCAAATTGAAAAAGAATTGGATAAACAGGAAAGTAAAAGTACTGCTGTTAACCCAGAGTTTAAGTCGGGCTTTATGGGTAATTATATGTATAATGCGATGAAGCCTCACAGTGATGGCAGTATTCACATGAAAGTAAAAACATTTAGCTCTGTAAATCCATCGAGTAAGTATGATTCTTCAGATTTAAATGCTCAAAAAGTCTTGGCTAGTTTTATAAAGCAGAAAAGACAATTACTTGAATTACTTGAAAATAGTAGGGGAGTGGATTTAAATAAAGTGAAAATTACTTCTTTAGTTGGACCAATACTCAGATTAAAACTAGGAGATGTATTTAGATTTTTAATCGCCCATGAGCACCGACATTTAATTCAGGCAGAAAATGCGATTGCAAATGCGATGTCGGCAAAATATGCATAA
- the ribB gene encoding 3,4-dihydroxy-2-butanone-4-phosphate synthase, translating to MITDIKLDTIAEAIEAIKNGEIVVVVDDEDRENEGDFVCAAEKVTPEIINFMAKEGRGLICAPLMESRCKELQLTPMVSSNTAVYDTPFTVSIDLIGHGCTTGISASDRSKTIQALVNPATKAEELGRPGHIFPLIARNGGVLRRTGHTEAAIDLARLAGLTPAGVLVEIMNEDGTMARLPDLRKVADKFNLKLVTIKDLIHYRLHHDSLISKVSSTPFPSKFGDFTLHAYKQNGFENLHIAMVKGTWEEDEAIPVRVHASDILEDLFGFTMNHRGGILQTSMKMIEKLGKGVVLYINNPDDKYETLSERLDNIRELINSDDDESSISSMKTWDYGIGAQILRSLGVSNMRLITNKPKKMVGLMGYGLKIIDNIPIEDI from the coding sequence ATGATTACTGACATAAAATTAGACACTATTGCCGAAGCAATTGAGGCCATAAAAAATGGAGAGATTGTAGTTGTGGTAGATGATGAAGACAGAGAGAACGAAGGGGATTTTGTGTGTGCTGCTGAAAAAGTAACACCAGAAATCATCAACTTTATGGCAAAAGAAGGTAGAGGCTTGATTTGTGCACCTTTAATGGAATCGCGTTGCAAAGAATTACAACTTACACCAATGGTAAGTAGTAACACTGCGGTATACGATACCCCATTTACTGTTTCTATTGATTTAATAGGTCATGGTTGCACCACTGGTATATCTGCCAGTGATAGATCTAAAACCATTCAGGCTTTAGTAAACCCTGCTACCAAAGCAGAAGAATTGGGCAGACCAGGGCATATTTTCCCATTAATTGCCAGAAATGGTGGCGTACTTAGGAGAACTGGGCATACAGAAGCGGCTATTGATCTTGCCAGACTTGCAGGCTTAACACCAGCAGGTGTATTGGTGGAGATTATGAATGAAGATGGCACCATGGCAAGATTACCAGACCTTAGAAAAGTAGCAGACAAGTTTAATCTTAAGCTGGTAACCATAAAAGACCTTATACACTATAGGTTACACCACGATTCACTAATCTCGAAAGTATCTTCTACTCCATTCCCAAGTAAATTTGGAGATTTTACTTTGCATGCTTATAAGCAAAATGGGTTTGAGAACTTGCATATTGCCATGGTAAAAGGCACTTGGGAAGAAGATGAAGCCATACCAGTAAGAGTTCATGCATCAGATATACTAGAAGATTTATTCGGGTTTACCATGAACCATAGAGGTGGTATCTTACAAACTTCTATGAAAATGATAGAGAAGCTTGGGAAAGGTGTGGTTCTTTACATTAACAATCCCGACGATAAATACGAAACCCTTAGTGAGCGTCTCGATAACATAAGAGAATTAATAAATTCAGATGATGATGAGTCGTCTATTAGTTCTATGAAAACTTGGGATTATGGCATTGGTGCTCAGATTCTCAGAAGTTTGGGAGTTAGTAATATGAGACTAATTACCAATAAACCAAAGAAAATGGTTGGGCTTATGGGTTATGGTCTTAAAATTATTGACAATATTCCTATAGAAGATATTTAA
- a CDS encoding peroxiredoxin encodes MALANQTKAPDFTLPSTSGEDFSLYNDMSGKPCIIYFYPKDFTRGCTKEACSFRDTHEEFKGLDIEIFGISKDSIETHLKFKKEYQLPFDLLSDKSGDVCKKYKALIPVIGIPKRITYLLDKDHKIVASFDNMFDFNGHIKEMIKQVKS; translated from the coding sequence ATGGCTTTAGCAAATCAAACAAAAGCACCAGATTTTACATTACCTTCTACTAGTGGAGAAGATTTTTCGCTTTATAATGATATGTCTGGCAAACCATGCATCATTTATTTTTATCCGAAAGATTTTACTAGAGGTTGTACCAAAGAAGCTTGTAGTTTTAGAGATACACACGAAGAATTTAAGGGGCTAGATATTGAAATCTTTGGTATAAGTAAAGATTCTATTGAGACTCACTTAAAATTTAAAAAAGAGTATCAATTACCTTTTGATTTGCTTTCAGACAAGAGCGGAGATGTGTGTAAAAAATATAAGGCACTTATTCCAGTAATAGGGATTCCTAAAAGGATTACCTACTTACTGGATAAAGACCACAAGATTGTAGCTTCTTTTGATAACATGTTTGATTTTAACGGCCACATTAAAGAAATGATCAAGCAGGTAAAATCTTAA
- a CDS encoding tetratricopeptide repeat protein, whose protein sequence is MGKSVSLLVILFFAQLALITSVQAQKKKKKGKENENISVVEGLVENTEQISFDQAEYLFSEGMKHFILEDYKKALILFEESDRLKENNPTTLFKIADTNFKLESYEEALKFAKKAVELDPKNQYFYVLISEIHRQNKDYEALAETLEQLTVVSPSEENYYNLASAYLYIPDYDKAISAYNKSEDRFGVSELIIRQKQRVFLKLGKTEEALKEGEKLVEAYPGESRFITSQAQLLLANNKIDEASVLLEKVVDTHPEDEEAKLMLARVYKVQGKNDVADKMIEETFSSNLVDVDQKIEILRMYQQEAVKNNSTDKIKDLAAILVETHPNSAVAKNLYGDFLLFDQKKEEARSIFLEALEIDGDSFDAWQKVLNIDWELQDYEAVIDHAEDAQEFFPNQPRLYFFSGLGYVMKKDYEMAREMLESGKMFANNPQLVAQFDAQLGDVYHYLEEYDKSDEYYEKALDYDAENIQVLNNYAYYLSIRKVKLDKAMEMGKKLINKEPSNPTYLDTYGWILYANGKYKDALTFLEKAASISEDGTIAEHYGDVLYKTGNKDKAMEQWKIALENGGTDNEDLLKKKIASGALIE, encoded by the coding sequence ATGGGAAAAAGTGTCAGCCTCTTAGTTATTTTATTTTTTGCTCAACTTGCTTTAATAACTTCTGTTCAGGCACAAAAAAAGAAAAAGAAGGGAAAAGAGAATGAAAATATTTCAGTGGTTGAGGGCCTCGTAGAAAATACAGAACAAATAAGTTTCGATCAGGCGGAGTATCTGTTTTCTGAAGGCATGAAACATTTCATATTAGAAGATTACAAAAAAGCCTTGATTCTCTTTGAAGAAAGCGATCGCTTAAAAGAAAATAATCCAACTACACTGTTTAAAATTGCTGACACAAATTTTAAACTTGAGTCGTACGAAGAAGCTTTAAAATTTGCAAAAAAAGCGGTAGAGCTCGATCCTAAGAATCAGTATTTTTATGTGCTCATCTCAGAAATACACAGACAGAATAAAGATTATGAAGCGCTAGCTGAAACTTTAGAACAGTTGACAGTGGTGAGCCCTTCAGAAGAAAACTATTACAATCTCGCTTCAGCCTATTTATACATACCCGACTATGATAAAGCAATAAGTGCTTATAATAAGTCTGAAGATAGATTTGGTGTTAGTGAATTAATTATTCGTCAGAAGCAGCGCGTATTTTTAAAACTTGGCAAAACAGAAGAAGCACTAAAAGAAGGGGAGAAGTTGGTTGAGGCCTATCCTGGTGAAAGCAGGTTTATTACTTCTCAAGCTCAATTGTTATTAGCTAATAATAAGATTGATGAAGCATCTGTACTGCTTGAAAAAGTGGTAGATACGCATCCTGAAGATGAAGAAGCAAAATTGATGTTGGCTAGAGTTTACAAGGTACAAGGTAAAAATGATGTAGCTGATAAAATGATCGAAGAGACATTCTCTAGCAATTTGGTAGATGTCGATCAGAAAATTGAGATATTGAGAATGTATCAGCAAGAAGCTGTAAAGAATAATTCAACAGATAAAATAAAAGACCTTGCTGCTATATTGGTTGAAACACATCCAAACTCAGCAGTAGCAAAAAATCTTTATGGCGACTTTCTATTGTTTGATCAAAAGAAAGAAGAAGCTAGAAGCATCTTTTTAGAAGCGTTAGAAATAGATGGAGATTCTTTTGATGCATGGCAAAAAGTATTAAATATTGATTGGGAATTGCAAGATTACGAAGCAGTAATAGACCATGCAGAAGATGCACAAGAGTTTTTCCCAAATCAGCCAAGGTTATACTTTTTCTCTGGTTTAGGCTATGTAATGAAAAAAGATTATGAAATGGCTCGTGAGATGTTAGAGTCAGGTAAAATGTTTGCCAATAACCCACAATTAGTTGCACAGTTTGATGCTCAATTGGGAGATGTTTATCATTATCTAGAAGAGTATGATAAATCTGATGAATACTACGAGAAAGCCTTAGATTACGATGCTGAGAACATTCAAGTGTTAAATAATTATGCTTATTATTTATCTATAAGAAAAGTAAAACTGGATAAGGCGATGGAAATGGGCAAAAAACTCATTAACAAAGAGCCAAGCAATCCTACTTATTTAGATACATACGGTTGGATTCTATATGCCAACGGAAAATATAAAGATGCCTTAACTTTTCTTGAAAAAGCTGCTTCAATCTCCGAAGACGGTACCATTGCAGAACATTATGGTGATGTTTTATACAAGACTGGCAACAAAGACAAAGCAATGGAGCAATGGAAAATTGCTCTTGAAAACGGCGGTACAGACAACGAAGACTTGCTAAAAAAGAAAATAGCCAGTGGGGCGCTAATCGAATAA
- a CDS encoding nucleotidyltransferase family protein, producing MKVILLISNRLASPYLHKHMTPVALMKCGGKYLMEYLLSEILSLSERPIEEVIFVTSSAVSKYHAPLKQIATKFGLKTNIFTSLQDTTPLSALHAASDSLKGEILVVPSNVWFKSDINLDNLNDNVCFVRKITDPSEHTVAKVELNNTITGFFEKPPEFVSDLSPVGICYFNKAEEIPEILQYLMDNQIKEGITYDLNDVIIELQKKGEKFLPGVVDDLISCESHSDFLQVHKNIIGYFKSHQNIADSANIVNTVIISPVYIGENVVISNSVIGPNVSVEENSTIENAIIENSLVAEKSLVKNVRLVSSILNCHSTYEGRERTISLGEYSYIKE from the coding sequence ATGAAAGTTATCTTACTTATAAGTAACAGACTGGCAAGTCCTTATTTACACAAACATATGACCCCTGTTGCACTCATGAAGTGTGGAGGTAAATATTTGATGGAATATCTACTTTCAGAGATTTTATCTCTTTCTGAGAGGCCAATTGAAGAAGTCATATTTGTAACATCATCGGCGGTTTCAAAATATCATGCTCCACTTAAGCAAATCGCTACTAAGTTTGGGCTTAAAACGAATATATTTACTAGTCTGCAAGATACCACTCCTTTAAGTGCTTTACATGCTGCATCAGACTCTTTAAAAGGTGAAATTTTAGTAGTTCCTTCAAATGTTTGGTTTAAGAGCGATATTAATCTCGATAACCTAAACGACAATGTTTGTTTTGTAAGAAAAATTACTGATCCATCTGAGCATACAGTGGCAAAAGTGGAACTTAATAATACAATTACTGGGTTTTTTGAAAAACCACCAGAATTTGTTTCTGATCTTTCACCGGTGGGTATTTGTTACTTTAATAAAGCAGAAGAAATACCAGAAATATTACAATATTTAATGGATAATCAGATTAAAGAAGGAATTACCTATGATCTGAATGACGTAATAATTGAATTGCAGAAAAAAGGTGAAAAGTTTTTACCCGGAGTTGTAGACGATCTAATTTCATGTGAATCACATTCCGATTTTTTACAGGTACATAAAAATATTATTGGCTACTTTAAATCACACCAAAATATTGCTGATTCTGCTAATATTGTAAATACTGTTATAATTAGCCCTGTTTATATTGGCGAAAATGTAGTAATTTCAAATAGTGTAATTGGTCCAAATGTTTCTGTAGAAGAAAACAGTACTATAGAAAATGCTATAATCGAGAATTCTTTAGTTGCTGAAAAATCTCTGGTAAAAAATGTAAGATTGGTATCTTCTATATTGAATTGCCATTCGACTTATGAAGGCAGAGAAAGAACTATCAGTCTCGGAGAATATAGCTATATTAAAGAGTAA